The following are encoded together in the Culex pipiens pallens isolate TS chromosome 1, TS_CPP_V2, whole genome shotgun sequence genome:
- the LOC128092660 gene encoding uncharacterized protein LOC128092660, with amino-acid sequence MHKNVARTIRNLHADLKMAQKDSYRDTERKRKWKIRMDQLLDVSLKNVIIEDPKVAEFLEDQRKKRNYSLSSINEPQLYKRTKNEHKHAEEEEEEQEATDVEHDFKPPPPKKIKKMQQRKSEPSKPEIITEDVAEALDRAKLSDRQALKIILPVMDAMGQDPADVPISRSTISRKRKHARKAIAQKIRKEFIPADPGAQLGQKHHWRRKQPSTI; translated from the exons ATGCACAAGAACGTGGCCAGGACCATACGGAATCTGCATGCAGATCTGAAAATGGCGCAAAAAGACTCTTATCGCGACACCGAAAGGAAGAGGAAGTGGAAGATAAGGATGGATCAATTGCTGGATGTATCCCTGAAAAATGTTATCATTGAAGACCCGAAAGTTGCAGAATTTTTAGAAGATCAGAGAAAGAAGCGAAATTATTCTTTATCAAGTATTAACGAGCCACAGCTGTACAAGAGAACTAAGAACGAACATAAGCacgcagaagaagaagaagaagaacaagAAGCTACAG ATGTTGAACATGATTTCaagccaccaccaccaaaaaagatcaaaaaaatgcaacaaagaaAGAGCGAACCATCCAAACCGGAAATTATAACGGAGGACGTTGCTGAAGCTTTGGATCGAGCAAAACTTTCCGATAGACAGGCATTAAAGATCATTTTACCGGTTATGGACGCTATGGGCCAAGATCCTGCCGACGTACCAATTTCAAGATCAACAATTAGCCGGAAGCGGAAACATGCGCGAAAAGCCATCGCCCAAAAAATTCGAAAGGAGTTTATTCCGGCTGACCCGGGAGCG CAGCTTGGGCAGAAGCACCACTGGCGAcggaagcagccatcaacgaTCTGA